The genome window TATAAAATTGTAAACCTCTCTGATCTTCATCTTGGCCAATGGTTGACTGCAGAGTATCTGGAAGGTGTAATCGATATTGTAAACAGACAGGAGCCAGACATGGTTGCACTTACTGGAGACTATGTGTCCTATGTTCTTGAGGATGTTGCAGAAGACCTTGAGCGATGCCTATCAATGATTGAAGTTAAAGATGCATCCCTTGCAGTGCTTGGAAATCATGACCATTGGAACGGAGCAGATGAAATTAGGCAAATATTGAAAAATGCAGGAATAATGGATGTGAGCAATGATGTCTATACAATAAGTAAGGATGGGGAAAAGGGAGTAGCTAATCTTCACATTGCTGGTGTTGACAGCATGAAACTGAATAAGGAAGACATTGATGCTGTTATGCTTAAAATACCAGAACATGGCCCTGCAATAATGCTTGCGCATGAACCTGATTTTGCAGACATTGCTGCCACTACCGGAAGATTTGCACTTCAAATATCCTGCCATTCCCATGGTGGACAATTCATCATTCCAGGACTCAACACCACAATTTTAAGAAGTGCATGTTCTCGAAAATACCCTGTTGGAGAATACCAAGTGGGGGATATGGTGCAATACACATCTAAGGGATTGGGAACAAATGTTTTCTGGCTTAGAATCAATTGCGCTCCTGAAATAACAATTTTTAAATTAAAAAGTCCTGAAGTTGAAGAAAAGATTGAGAATAAGGAAAGCAAAAACATTAATCAAACATTATCAGTTAGTCACTCCAAGAAAATCTTTCCAACAAGGGAGGATGTTGACAATTTCCTAAATATTGATGATATTAGCGAATTTGTAGAATCAAAAAGAAAAAGAATTCCAGTTTATATGGAAAATAAAACAGACAACATTAAAGAAAACATAAATGAAATCCCAAAAATTATAGAAAATAAGACAGAAGAAATAAAAAACAATTTAAAGTTTAATTAAGTTCATAAACCATAGCTTTAAAAGGTCATTATAAAAATCTTTTACAAATTTAATTGTTTTTTAGTTTTTATGAAGTTTCATAAAACTATGGTTTTATGAACTTAATTATGGCATGGCATCATAATCAATAAACTCTTTCTTTACATTAACATTGTCAACATCAACTCTTTCACGATATATGCACTTGCCATAATCCAAATGGGTTCTGTATACTTCAAATATTGCGTAATCCGCTTTTTCATCCAAATGCACTTGATATGGCACATCTTCAAGATAGCAGGTTCC of Methanobrevibacter ruminantium contains these proteins:
- a CDS encoding metallophosphoesterase, whose protein sequence is MSNEKPLGLTARQKIQKGMTITREKIVPMEFDESRYDIVEVNVEIKDLDPVFHDYKIVNLSDLHLGQWLTAEYLEGVIDIVNRQEPDMVALTGDYVSYVLEDVAEDLERCLSMIEVKDASLAVLGNHDHWNGADEIRQILKNAGIMDVSNDVYTISKDGEKGVANLHIAGVDSMKLNKEDIDAVMLKIPEHGPAIMLAHEPDFADIAATTGRFALQISCHSHGGQFIIPGLNTTILRSACSRKYPVGEYQVGDMVQYTSKGLGTNVFWLRINCAPEITIFKLKSPEVEEKIENKESKNINQTLSVSHSKKIFPTREDVDNFLNIDDISEFVESKRKRIPVYMENKTDNIKENINEIPKIIENKTEEIKNNLKFN